In Streptomyces capitiformicae, one genomic interval encodes:
- a CDS encoding amino acid deaminase/aldolase, translated as MSAHVASWPDVKSAASAMAGFSEARMAQLERATQHVDPPFAVVDLDAFDANASDLVHRTGGRATIRLASKSVRSRDLIQRVLQRQGYRGILAFTLPEALWLAEDHEDVVIGYPTADRTALQQLAKDERAASRITLMIDSVAQLDFIDEAVGAARPRLRLCIDLDASLELAGGRIHLGPYRSPVHTPHQASALARAIQSRQGFHLAGVMSYEGQIAGMGDNQPGSPLKRAALRAMQRLSARELADRRAAAIAAIETVTPLEFVNGGGTGSVEQTSAEHVITEIGAGSGLYGPGLFDFYRRFRPRPAAYFVMPVVRRPTDRIATVLGGGWVASGPPGRDRLPTLSWPPGLRMNPLEGAGEVQTPVLGPAAHGLRLGDHVWFRHAKAGELCERVNTLHLVSGSDIVGQVPTYRGEGHAFL; from the coding sequence ATGAGCGCACATGTGGCGTCCTGGCCGGACGTGAAATCGGCCGCCTCCGCCATGGCCGGCTTCAGCGAGGCCCGGATGGCCCAACTGGAGCGGGCCACCCAGCACGTGGATCCGCCGTTCGCCGTGGTGGACCTCGATGCCTTCGACGCCAACGCGAGCGATCTGGTGCACCGCACGGGCGGTCGCGCCACGATCCGCCTGGCCAGCAAGTCGGTCCGCAGCCGCGACCTGATCCAGCGCGTCCTGCAGCGCCAGGGCTACCGGGGCATCCTCGCCTTCACCCTGCCCGAAGCCCTGTGGCTGGCCGAGGACCACGAGGACGTGGTCATCGGCTACCCGACCGCGGACCGCACCGCGCTGCAGCAGCTGGCCAAGGACGAGCGGGCGGCCTCACGTATCACCCTCATGATCGACTCCGTCGCCCAGCTGGACTTCATCGACGAGGCCGTCGGCGCGGCCCGCCCCCGGCTGCGGCTGTGCATCGACCTGGACGCCTCCCTGGAACTGGCCGGCGGACGCATCCACCTGGGCCCGTACCGCTCCCCCGTGCACACCCCGCACCAGGCGTCCGCGCTCGCCCGGGCGATCCAGAGCCGTCAAGGATTCCACCTGGCCGGGGTCATGTCCTACGAAGGACAGATCGCCGGCATGGGCGACAACCAGCCCGGATCCCCTCTCAAGCGCGCCGCGCTGCGCGCCATGCAGCGCCTGTCCGCACGCGAACTGGCCGACCGGCGCGCCGCCGCCATCGCCGCGATCGAGACCGTCACCCCGCTGGAGTTCGTCAACGGCGGCGGCACCGGCTCCGTGGAGCAGACCTCGGCCGAACACGTCATCACCGAGATCGGCGCCGGTTCGGGCCTGTACGGACCGGGATTGTTCGACTTCTACCGGCGCTTTCGTCCCCGGCCCGCCGCCTACTTCGTCATGCCGGTCGTACGCCGTCCCACGGACAGGATCGCCACCGTACTCGGCGGCGGCTGGGTCGCCTCCGGCCCGCCCGGCCGCGACCGCCTGCCCACCCTCAGCTGGCCCCCGGGCCTGCGGATGAACCCGCTGGAAGGAGCGGGAGAGGTACAGACACCGGTGCTCGGCCCGGCAGCGCACGGACTGCGCCTCGGCGACCACGTGTGGTTCCGGCACGCCAAGGCCGGCGAACTGTGCGAGCGGGTGAACACCCTCCACCTGGTCTCCGGCAGCGACATCGTCGGCCAGGTCCCCACCTACCGGGGTGAAGGACACGCCTTCCTCTGA
- a CDS encoding SDR family NAD(P)-dependent oxidoreductase produces MSEVSENSRVLLVTGAASGIGAAIAQSAVARGHRVMLSDVNEQAVQARALSLGSRAAGCVLDVRDPAAWVKAFEATEAAFGAVDVLVNNAGITHTGHASDLSPRQHRDILEVNLLGSITGTCTAIERMTAQGRGHIITVCSMTSFLPLPGYATYCGSKHGLRAFHHSVALEERDGPLDFTIIHPPSTRTDMLEQELADPACAISFAEKSYAPEEIAKTVVDAIVSKPVEVVFPPLGGRIQRIAGVFPRLMRWVIPLAEAKGRRQRERIIAPTGRHRSDTARPSDRSTD; encoded by the coding sequence ATGAGCGAAGTGTCTGAAAACAGCCGGGTCCTTCTCGTCACCGGCGCGGCCTCCGGCATCGGGGCCGCAATCGCGCAGTCGGCGGTCGCGCGCGGTCACCGCGTGATGCTGTCCGATGTCAACGAGCAGGCCGTACAGGCCAGGGCGCTCAGTCTCGGCAGCCGGGCCGCCGGCTGTGTCCTGGACGTCCGGGATCCGGCGGCGTGGGTCAAGGCATTCGAAGCGACCGAGGCCGCGTTCGGAGCCGTCGACGTGCTGGTCAACAACGCCGGCATCACCCACACCGGCCACGCAAGTGACCTCAGCCCGCGCCAGCACCGCGACATCCTGGAGGTCAACCTGCTCGGCTCGATCACCGGCACCTGCACGGCGATCGAGCGGATGACCGCGCAGGGCCGCGGCCACATCATCACCGTCTGCAGCATGACGTCGTTCCTCCCGCTCCCCGGATACGCGACGTACTGCGGCTCGAAACACGGCCTGCGGGCCTTCCATCACAGCGTGGCCCTGGAAGAACGCGACGGGCCACTGGACTTCACGATCATTCATCCCCCGTCCACCCGCACGGACATGCTGGAGCAGGAACTGGCCGACCCCGCCTGCGCCATCTCCTTCGCCGAGAAGTCCTACGCACCGGAGGAGATCGCCAAGACCGTCGTCGACGCGATCGTCTCCAAGCCGGTCGAGGTGGTGTTCCCTCCCCTGGGCGGACGCATCCAGCGGATCGCCGGCGTCTTCCCCCGCCTGATGCGGTGGGTGATCCCGCTCGCCGAGGCCAAGGGAAGAAGGCAACGAGAGCGGATCATCGCCCCCACGGGCCGCCACCGCTCCGATACGGCGCGGCCTTCGGACCGCTCCACCGACTGA
- a CDS encoding SMP-30/gluconolactonase/LRE family protein → MKRTTSVALSGFGVPESLRWHQGALWFSDLAHGTVHRWDGTGEAETVLKVPGRAGGLGWLPDGRMLVASMDAGVVYRLEADGELVEHADLRHLVGGPVNDMLVDPHGRAYVGNFGFDYHAFAREHANAMLYAPPGPAKTPIACLAADGTLLGVTEPVLFPNGCVLTADGTTMVAAETLAMRLTAFPVLPDGTLGQPRPWAPLISPSLWHAVNHPGLLGRITRRISALLDHPAIAKRSASPIAPDGIAWHGDGETIWIANALRGECVRVAEGGRVLDRVATSQNTLSCLVAGHDERTLFAATVPTDDPVRAAQLNGGRIEMLRL, encoded by the coding sequence TTCTCCGACCTGGCACACGGCACGGTGCACCGCTGGGACGGCACGGGAGAGGCCGAGACGGTCCTCAAGGTTCCCGGCCGGGCCGGCGGGCTCGGCTGGCTTCCGGACGGGCGCATGCTCGTCGCCTCCATGGACGCAGGCGTGGTGTACCGGCTGGAGGCAGACGGCGAGCTCGTCGAGCACGCGGACCTGCGGCACCTCGTCGGCGGCCCGGTCAACGACATGCTCGTCGACCCGCACGGACGTGCGTACGTGGGCAACTTCGGCTTTGACTACCACGCGTTCGCCCGCGAGCACGCCAACGCCATGCTCTACGCCCCGCCCGGCCCGGCGAAGACACCGATCGCGTGCCTGGCCGCGGACGGGACCCTGCTCGGGGTGACGGAGCCGGTGCTCTTCCCCAACGGATGCGTCCTGACGGCCGACGGCACGACCATGGTGGCGGCCGAAACCCTGGCCATGCGCCTCACCGCCTTCCCCGTGCTCCCCGACGGCACGCTCGGACAGCCGCGCCCCTGGGCCCCGCTGATCTCGCCGTCCCTGTGGCACGCGGTGAACCATCCGGGGCTTCTCGGCCGGATCACCCGCAGGATCTCGGCGCTGCTGGACCACCCGGCCATCGCCAAGCGCTCCGCCTCACCGATCGCCCCCGACGGCATCGCCTGGCACGGCGACGGCGAGACGATATGGATCGCGAACGCACTGCGCGGCGAATGCGTGCGCGTGGCCGAGGGCGGCCGCGTCCTCGACCGCGTGGCGACGAGCCAGAACACCCTGAGCTGCCTGGTCGCAGGTCACGACGAGCGCACCCTGTTCGCGGCGACCGTGCCGACCGACGATCCCGTCCGCGCCGCACAGCTGAACGGTGGTCGCATCGAGATGCTCCGGCTGTGA